One part of the Pseudoliparis swirei isolate HS2019 ecotype Mariana Trench chromosome 6, NWPU_hadal_v1, whole genome shotgun sequence genome encodes these proteins:
- the LOC130195801 gene encoding histone H4, whose amino-acid sequence MSGRGKGGKGLGKGGAKRHRKVLRDNIQGITKPAIRRLARRGGVKRISGLIYEETRGVLKVFLENVIRDAVTYTEHAKRKTVTAMDVVYALKRQGRTLYGFGG is encoded by the coding sequence ATGAGTGGAAGAGGCAAAGGAGGAAAAGGACTCGGTAAAGGAGGCGCTAAGCGTCACCGTAAAGTCCTCCGTGATAACATCCAGGGAATCACCAAGCCCGCTATCCGCCGTCTGGCTCGCCGCGGTGGAGTGAAGCGTATCTCCGGTCTGATCTACGAGGAGACCCGCGGAGTGCTGAAGGTGTTCCTGGAGAACGTGATCCGTGATGCCGTCACCTACACCGAGCACGCCAAGAGGAAGACGGTGACCGCCATGGATGTGGTGTATGCTCTGAAGAGACAGGGACGCACCCTCTACGGATTCGGGGGTTAA
- the LOC130195314 gene encoding histone H2B-like: MPEATVKAPKKGSKKAVNKTATKTGKKRRKSRKESYAIYVYKVMKQVHPDTGISSKAMGIMNCFVNDIFERIACEAARLAHYNKRSTITSREIQTAVRLLLPGELAKHAVSEGTKAVTKYTSSK; this comes from the coding sequence ATGCCTGAAGCCACCGTCAAAGCGCCCAAGAAGGGCTCCAAGAAAGCCGTCAATAAGACCGCGACCAAGACCGGCAAGAAGAGGCGCAAGTCCAGGAAGGAGAGCTACGCCATCTACGTGTACAAGGTGATGAAGCAGGTCCACCCCGATACCGGCATCTCCTCCAAGGCCATGGGCATCATGAACTGCTTCGTGAACGACATCTTTGAGCGCATCGCCTGTGAGGCCGCTCGTCTGGCTCACTACAACAAGCGCTCCACCATCACTTCCAGGGAGATCCAGACCGCTGTCCGCCTGCTGCTGCCCGGCGAGCTGGCGAAGCACGCGGTGTCTGAGGGAACCAAGGCCGTGACCAAGTACACCAGTTCTAAGTAA
- the LOC130195520 gene encoding histone H4, with the protein MSGRGKGGKGLGKGGAKRHRKVLRDNIQGITKPAIRRLARRGGVKRISGLIYEETRGVLKVFLENVIRDAVTYTEHAKRKTVTAMDVVYALKRQGRTLYGFGG; encoded by the exons ATGAGCGGAAGAGGCAAAGGAGGAAAAGGACTCGGTAAAGGAGGCGCTAAGCGTCACCGTAAAGTCCTCCGTGATAACATCCAGGGAATCACCAAGCCCGCTATCCGCCGTCTGGCTCGCCGCGGTGGAGTGAAGCGTATCTCCGGTCTGATCTACGAGGAGACCCGCGGAGTGCTGAAGGTGTTCCTGGAGAACGTGATCCGTGATGCCGTCA cctaCACCGAGCACGCCAAGAGGAAGACGGTGACCGCCATGGATGTGGTGTACGCTCTGAAGAGACAGGGACGCACCCTCTACGGATTCGGGGGTTAA
- the LOC130195518 gene encoding histone H2B-like, translating into MPEATVKAPKKGSKKAVNKTVTKTGKKRRKSRKESYAIYVYKVMKQVHPDTGISSKAMGIMNCFVNDIFERIAGEASRLAHYNKRSTITSREIQTAVRLLLPGELAKHAVSEGTKAVTKYTSSK; encoded by the coding sequence ATGCCTGAAGCCACCGTCAAAGCGCCCAAGAAGGGCTCCAAGAAAGCCGTCAATAAGACCGTGACTAAGACCGGCAAGAAGAGGCGCAAGTCCAGGAAGGAGAGCTACGCTATCTACGTGTACAAGGTGATGAAGCAGGTCCACCCCGATACCGGCATCTCCTCCAAGGCCATGGGCATCATGAACTGCTTCGTGAACGACATCTTTGAGCGCATCGCCGGTGAGGCCTCTCGTCTGGCTCACTACAACAAGCGCTCCACCATCACTTCCAGGGAGATCCAGACCGCTGTCCGCCTGCTGCTGCCCGGCGAGCTGGCGAAGCACGCGGTGTCTGAGGGAACCAAGGCTGTGACCAAGTACACCAGCTCCAAGTAA